From Amycolatopsis sp. YIM 10, the proteins below share one genomic window:
- a CDS encoding cytochrome P450, which translates to MTDTASIPHGVPTERDAGPFAPASEITRRREARPVSPMIFPDGHEGWLVTGYDAARQLLADTRFSSRQDIGPLHEPFEIPGMPATTEPSPQAPGIFIAMDPPDHTRLRRKLTGAFTVKRMKELEERIAEITERQLDELARLTPPVDLVKEFALPVPSLVICELLGVPYSDRDNFQVNSSRFLDTSLPFEEKMDAIGQLNGFLAELVMRKRAAPDEDILSDLARQEDLSIEELVGIAFLLLLAGHETTANMLGLGTFALLEHPDQLAELRANPDLMPGAVEELMRYLSVVDIGAIYRYATEDLELGGETIPEGSTVVVSTLAANRDPNRFENPDALDVHRSARGHLSFGHGIHQCLGQQLARIEMRAGFAGLLRRFPDLELAIPAKDVKLRTNMRIYGVHELPVTWTRSA; encoded by the coding sequence ATGACCGACACGGCTTCCATCCCGCACGGTGTCCCGACGGAGCGCGATGCGGGGCCCTTCGCACCGGCGAGCGAAATCACCCGGCGGCGCGAGGCCCGCCCGGTCAGCCCGATGATCTTTCCCGACGGGCACGAAGGCTGGCTGGTCACCGGTTACGACGCGGCCCGGCAGCTGCTGGCGGACACCCGGTTCAGCTCACGGCAGGACATCGGCCCGCTCCACGAGCCGTTCGAGATCCCCGGCATGCCCGCGACCACCGAGCCGTCACCCCAGGCGCCCGGCATCTTCATCGCGATGGACCCGCCGGACCACACGCGGCTGCGCCGCAAGCTCACCGGCGCGTTCACCGTCAAGCGGATGAAGGAACTGGAGGAGCGCATCGCCGAGATCACCGAGCGGCAACTGGACGAGCTGGCCCGGCTGACCCCGCCGGTCGACCTGGTCAAGGAGTTCGCGCTGCCGGTGCCCTCGCTGGTGATCTGCGAACTGCTCGGCGTGCCCTACTCCGACCGCGACAACTTCCAGGTCAACTCGAGCCGCTTCCTGGACACCAGCCTGCCGTTCGAAGAGAAGATGGACGCCATCGGGCAGCTGAACGGCTTCCTGGCCGAACTGGTCATGCGGAAGCGCGCCGCACCGGACGAGGACATCCTGTCCGACCTGGCCCGCCAGGAGGACCTGAGCATCGAGGAACTGGTCGGCATCGCGTTCCTGCTGCTGCTCGCCGGGCACGAGACCACCGCGAACATGCTCGGGCTGGGCACTTTCGCACTGCTGGAGCACCCCGACCAGCTCGCCGAACTGCGGGCGAACCCGGACCTGATGCCCGGCGCCGTCGAGGAACTCATGCGCTATCTGTCCGTTGTGGACATCGGCGCGATCTACCGATACGCCACCGAGGACCTCGAACTGGGCGGGGAGACCATTCCCGAGGGCTCGACCGTGGTCGTGTCCACTCTGGCCGCCAACCGCGACCCGAACCGCTTCGAGAACCCCGACGCGCTCGACGTCCACCGCTCGGCCCGCGGCCACCTGTCCTTCGGCCACGGCATCCACCAGTGCCTCGGCCAGCAACTGGCCCGCATCGAGATGCGCGCCGGGTTCGCCGGGCTGCTGCGCCGCTTCCCCGACCTGGAACTGGCCATTCCCGCCAAGGACGTGAAGCTGCGGACCAACATGCGGATCTACGGTGTCCACGAGTTGCCGGTCACCTGGACGCGCTCCGCTTGA
- a CDS encoding ATP-binding cassette domain-containing protein, with product MTTSAIAVSGLRKVYRDEVVLGGIDLDVPAGTVFALLGPTGSGRTTTVDVLTTVVRPDGGTARVAGHDLVTEAGAVRAAIGVTGRFTAVDERRTGQENLQLTADLKGGPDLLERLDLAGVAKKPVSTYSGGMRRKLDLAMALAGKPRILFMDEPTAGLDPRGRHTTWALVRELVADGMTVFLTTQHLDEAEQLADRIAVLDHGRLVAEGTPGELKRGLPGPHIRLRFATAAQFGAGARIFPESTKDSEALALRVPGDGGPHAVRNVLDRLDEYAVSAEELSVHTPDLEEVFLALTPELRKPA from the coding sequence ATGACAACTTCGGCGATCGCGGTTTCCGGACTGCGGAAGGTCTACCGGGACGAGGTCGTGCTCGGCGGCATCGACCTGGACGTTCCGGCCGGCACGGTCTTCGCCCTGCTCGGCCCGACCGGATCGGGCCGGACGACCACGGTGGACGTGCTGACCACAGTGGTGCGGCCGGACGGCGGCACGGCCAGGGTGGCCGGGCACGACCTCGTGACCGAGGCGGGCGCGGTGCGCGCGGCGATCGGCGTCACCGGCCGGTTCACAGCCGTGGACGAGCGGCGGACCGGCCAGGAGAACCTCCAGCTGACGGCGGACCTCAAGGGCGGGCCGGACCTGCTGGAGCGGTTGGACCTGGCAGGAGTGGCGAAGAAGCCGGTGTCGACCTACTCCGGGGGCATGCGCCGGAAGCTGGACCTGGCGATGGCGCTGGCCGGCAAGCCGCGCATTCTCTTCATGGACGAGCCGACGGCGGGACTGGACCCGCGCGGCCGCCACACCACGTGGGCGCTCGTCCGCGAACTGGTGGCCGACGGGATGACCGTTTTCCTCACCACCCAGCACCTCGACGAAGCCGAGCAACTCGCCGATCGGATCGCCGTGCTCGACCACGGCCGACTGGTCGCCGAGGGCACTCCCGGTGAACTCAAGCGCGGCCTTCCCGGACCGCACATCCGGCTCCGGTTCGCCACTGCCGCCCAATTCGGCGCGGGCGCGCGGATCTTTCCCGAGTCCACAAAGGACAGTGAAGCGCTGGCCCTGCGGGTGCCCGGCGACGGCGGCCCGCACGCGGTGCGGAACGTGCTCGACCGGCTCGACGAGTACGCGGTCAGCGCCGAGGAGCTTTCCGTGCACACTCCTGACCTCGAGGAGGTTTTTCTCGCACTGACGCCTGAACTCAGGAAGCCAGCGTGA
- a CDS encoding BTAD domain-containing putative transcriptional regulator — translation MQIAMLGPFEVRTGDNSFADVPGARLRGLLIALALEPGQVVPKARLIDWIWGERPPSDAANALQRLVSRLRKVLPEGTVDGQPHGYRLVVAPDAVDAVRFERLLGQARDSGDPRLLREALDLWRGAAMQDVGLQDSEAFEAAVTRLDGLRLSALEDRFDAEVGRGRGAELVTELTDLVAAHPVRERLVAALMRALVATGRDTEALLVYQRTREALADTLGVDPSPELAAVHVALLRGELGRREETRKTNLRAELTSFVGKESDVATVRELVAEHRLTTLIGPGGSGKTRLATEAARTLLDDLPDGAWLVELAAIGADGDVAQATLAGFGLRDPLHGDAPAMEPVDRLIAAIRDREALLVLDNCEHVIEAAAALAHRLLGECRRLRILATSREPLGITGEALWQVVPLALPDRHAGPAEIEASPAVRLLRDRASAVRKDLAADASTLATMERVCRALDGMPLAIELAAARLRTMSIDQLANRLDDRFRLLTGGSRTALPRHRTLRAMVDWSWELLSEAERVVLCRLSVFSGGASLEAAERVCSSDVVAPEDVLDLLTALTEKSLLVAEGDSAPRYRMLGTIKEYAADRLAEAGQTELARLAHLAYFTELAETADPLLRRAEQLTWLATLDAEHDNISSAMRGALAAGDAQAAMRLAAAAGWYWWLSGHKTEMTELVTAAAETTGEVDDEFRATVYAFIAGFASAGRGAGERQAEEWAHQVYELSQRVQRRHPAVGLVVPMEHLLREPASPLAAWEPLLDDEDPWVRALGRLHLGRTRIMLGHAGREADAYLETALAEFRALGERWGMSFALTELADRAATRGEFADACAYLEEAIAVVTEAGAIEDTIRIRSRLAQMYWLLGDKEASATAIAEAERRAERVTWPEALVELAMSKAELARWRGEAEEAHRQLEAATTLLGDKAENVRAGTHDLLGYLAEGLDEAREHRAVAWQVATAGTYPPMIAQVLIGIAELALRREQYEQAARLLGASAAVRGLRDRSHPDLPRIEDAARNQLGEARFEQVAGEGAKMDLEQLVAVTLAS, via the coding sequence GTGCAGATCGCGATGCTGGGACCGTTCGAGGTGCGGACGGGCGACAACAGCTTCGCCGACGTCCCCGGCGCCCGGTTGCGGGGGTTGTTGATCGCCCTCGCGCTGGAACCCGGACAGGTGGTGCCCAAGGCACGGCTGATCGACTGGATCTGGGGCGAGCGCCCGCCGTCCGACGCGGCGAACGCCTTGCAGCGCCTGGTTTCCCGGCTGCGGAAGGTGCTGCCGGAAGGCACGGTCGACGGGCAGCCCCACGGCTACCGGCTGGTGGTGGCACCGGACGCCGTCGACGCCGTGCGGTTCGAGCGCCTCCTCGGCCAGGCCCGCGACAGCGGGGACCCACGGCTGCTGCGCGAGGCGCTCGACCTGTGGCGCGGCGCGGCCATGCAGGACGTCGGCTTGCAGGACAGCGAAGCCTTCGAGGCGGCGGTCACCCGGCTCGACGGGCTGCGCCTGAGCGCACTGGAGGACCGGTTCGACGCGGAGGTCGGCCGCGGCCGCGGTGCCGAGCTGGTCACCGAGCTGACCGATCTGGTGGCCGCGCATCCGGTGCGCGAGCGGCTCGTCGCCGCGTTGATGCGCGCGCTGGTCGCCACCGGGCGCGACACCGAGGCGCTGCTCGTGTACCAGCGCACGCGGGAAGCGCTGGCCGACACCCTCGGCGTCGACCCGTCACCGGAGCTGGCCGCGGTCCACGTCGCGCTGCTGCGGGGAGAGCTGGGCCGCCGGGAGGAAACCCGGAAGACCAACCTGCGTGCCGAGCTGACCTCCTTCGTCGGCAAGGAATCCGACGTCGCCACGGTTCGCGAACTCGTCGCCGAACACCGGCTCACCACGCTGATCGGTCCCGGCGGATCGGGAAAGACCAGGCTGGCCACGGAAGCCGCGCGCACGCTGCTCGACGACCTGCCGGACGGTGCCTGGCTGGTGGAGCTGGCGGCCATCGGCGCGGACGGTGACGTGGCGCAGGCGACGCTCGCCGGGTTCGGTCTCCGCGATCCCCTGCACGGCGACGCACCGGCCATGGAGCCGGTGGACCGGCTCATCGCCGCCATCCGCGACCGCGAGGCGCTGCTGGTGCTGGACAACTGCGAGCACGTGATCGAGGCCGCGGCGGCGCTCGCCCACCGGCTGCTCGGGGAGTGCCGCCGGCTGCGGATACTGGCCACGAGCCGGGAACCGCTCGGCATCACCGGTGAGGCGCTGTGGCAGGTGGTGCCGCTGGCCCTGCCGGACCGGCACGCCGGTCCGGCCGAGATCGAGGCCTCCCCCGCCGTCCGGTTGCTGCGGGACCGGGCGAGCGCGGTGCGCAAGGACCTCGCCGCCGACGCGAGCACGCTGGCCACGATGGAGCGCGTCTGCCGGGCACTGGACGGGATGCCGCTGGCGATCGAGCTGGCCGCGGCCCGGTTGCGCACCATGTCCATCGACCAGCTCGCCAACCGGCTCGACGACCGGTTCCGCCTGCTGACCGGCGGTAGCCGCACCGCGTTGCCGCGGCACCGGACGCTGCGCGCGATGGTCGACTGGAGCTGGGAGCTGCTGAGCGAGGCCGAGCGTGTGGTCCTGTGCCGGCTCTCGGTGTTCTCGGGCGGGGCGAGCCTGGAAGCCGCCGAACGGGTCTGTTCCAGCGATGTCGTCGCCCCGGAAGACGTGCTCGACCTGCTCACCGCGCTGACCGAGAAGTCGCTGCTGGTGGCCGAAGGCGACAGCGCACCGCGCTACCGGATGCTCGGCACGATCAAGGAGTACGCCGCCGACCGCCTCGCCGAAGCGGGGCAGACCGAACTGGCGCGCCTCGCGCACCTCGCCTACTTCACCGAACTCGCCGAGACCGCGGACCCCCTGCTTCGGCGCGCCGAGCAGCTGACCTGGCTCGCCACGCTCGACGCCGAGCACGACAACATCAGCTCCGCGATGCGCGGTGCGCTCGCCGCGGGCGACGCGCAGGCGGCGATGCGGCTCGCGGCCGCTGCCGGCTGGTACTGGTGGCTCAGCGGGCACAAGACGGAAATGACCGAGCTGGTCACCGCGGCCGCGGAAACGACCGGCGAAGTGGACGACGAGTTCCGTGCCACCGTGTACGCGTTCATCGCGGGCTTCGCGAGCGCCGGGCGCGGGGCGGGCGAGCGCCAGGCGGAGGAATGGGCCCACCAGGTCTACGAACTCAGTCAACGGGTTCAGCGCCGTCACCCGGCGGTGGGGCTGGTCGTGCCGATGGAACACCTGTTGCGGGAACCGGCCTCGCCACTGGCCGCGTGGGAACCGCTGCTGGACGACGAGGACCCCTGGGTACGCGCGCTCGGCAGGCTGCACCTCGGCCGGACCCGGATCATGCTCGGCCACGCCGGGCGGGAGGCGGACGCCTACCTCGAAACGGCGCTCGCCGAGTTCCGGGCACTCGGCGAACGGTGGGGAATGTCGTTCGCACTGACCGAGTTGGCGGATCGTGCCGCCACGCGCGGGGAGTTCGCCGATGCGTGCGCTTACCTCGAGGAGGCGATCGCGGTCGTGACCGAGGCCGGTGCCATCGAGGACACCATCCGGATCCGGTCGCGGCTGGCGCAGATGTACTGGCTGCTGGGCGACAAGGAGGCCAGCGCGACCGCCATCGCCGAGGCGGAACGACGCGCGGAACGGGTCACCTGGCCGGAGGCGCTGGTGGAGCTGGCCATGTCGAAGGCCGAACTCGCCCGGTGGCGGGGTGAAGCCGAAGAGGCACACCGGCAGCTCGAGGCCGCGACGACCTTGCTCGGCGACAAGGCGGAGAACGTCCGTGCGGGGACGCACGACCTGCTGGGCTACCTCGCCGAGGGGCTGGACGAGGCCAGGGAACACCGTGCGGTGGCCTGGCAGGTGGCGACCGCGGGGACGTACCCGCCGATGATCGCGCAGGTGCTCATCGGCATCGCGGAGCTGGCACTGCGCCGCGAGCAGTACGAGCAGGCGGCACGGCTGCTCGGGGCGAGCGCCGCCGTGCGCGGACTGCGGGACCGGTCCCACCCGGACCTGCCCCGGATCGAGGACGCCGCGCGGAACCAACTCGGCGAAGCGCGGTTCGAGCAGGTGGCCGGTGAAGGCGCGAAGATGGACTTGGAGCAGCTGGTCGCGGTCACGCTGGCTTCCTGA
- a CDS encoding macrolide family glycosyltransferase, with product MSDPPVSHIAMVGIPAVSHVLPGLEIIRELVARGHRVTYANDPAVAGLIEPTGAELVHCTSVLPVADNNWPDDPIAAMGLFLDNAVQALPRLRAAYDDDPADLYLYDIGAYAGRALAEIQGRTVLQLSPTFVAWEGYEQDVAAQLKQLPGADEHYAKFARWLADCGASTTDVDAFSGPPGRALALITRAMQPNADRVDTDVVTFVGPCFDARAEVEKWTRPAGADKILLISLGSAYTRQPEFYRQCLAAFGDLPDWHVVLQIGKYVDPAELGDVPANVEVHSWVPQRAILAEADAFVTHAGMGGCGEGLLAGVPMIAVPQGAEQFMNADRLVALGVARRIDTAEATASVLRTALEDLVTDEAVARRSARLRAEALAEGGTARAADLVEEMLA from the coding sequence GTGAGTGATCCGCCCGTGTCCCACATCGCGATGGTGGGCATTCCCGCCGTCAGCCACGTCCTGCCCGGCCTCGAGATCATCCGCGAGCTGGTGGCGCGCGGCCACCGGGTGACCTACGCGAACGACCCGGCGGTCGCCGGGCTGATCGAGCCGACCGGCGCGGAACTGGTGCACTGCACCTCCGTGCTGCCGGTGGCCGACAACAACTGGCCCGACGACCCCATCGCCGCGATGGGCCTGTTCCTCGACAACGCCGTGCAGGCGTTGCCGCGGTTGCGTGCGGCCTACGACGACGACCCGGCGGACCTGTACCTGTACGACATCGGCGCCTACGCCGGGCGCGCACTCGCCGAAATCCAGGGGAGGACGGTGTTGCAGCTGTCTCCGACCTTTGTCGCCTGGGAAGGCTACGAGCAGGATGTCGCGGCTCAGCTGAAGCAACTGCCCGGCGCCGACGAGCACTACGCGAAGTTCGCCCGCTGGCTCGCGGACTGCGGGGCGTCCACCACCGACGTCGACGCGTTCTCCGGGCCTCCCGGGCGGGCGCTGGCGTTGATCACCCGGGCGATGCAGCCGAACGCGGACCGGGTCGACACCGACGTCGTGACCTTCGTCGGCCCCTGCTTCGACGCACGCGCGGAGGTGGAGAAGTGGACGCGTCCGGCGGGGGCGGACAAGATCCTGCTGATCTCGCTGGGCTCGGCGTACACCCGTCAGCCGGAGTTCTACCGCCAGTGCTTGGCCGCCTTCGGTGACCTGCCGGACTGGCACGTCGTGCTCCAGATCGGCAAGTACGTCGATCCGGCCGAACTCGGGGACGTCCCGGCCAACGTCGAGGTGCACTCGTGGGTCCCGCAGCGGGCGATCCTGGCGGAGGCCGACGCCTTCGTCACGCACGCGGGCATGGGCGGCTGCGGTGAGGGACTGCTGGCCGGCGTGCCGATGATCGCCGTGCCACAGGGTGCCGAACAGTTCATGAACGCCGACCGGCTGGTGGCACTGGGCGTGGCCCGCCGCATCGACACCGCGGAAGCCACCGCCTCGGTCCTGCGGACAGCCCTCGAGGACCTGGTCACCGACGAGGCGGTGGCGCGCCGCTCGGCCCGGCTGCGTGCCGAGGCCCTCGCCGAGGGTGGGACCGCGCGGGCCGCCGACCTCGTCGAAGAGATGCTGGCCTGA
- a CDS encoding endonuclease/exonuclease/phosphatase family protein, whose protein sequence is MTTYARRVSGSLLAFLLLAVLGTAGPASGAANLTVMSFNIWHQGSHGGIGVVVDRIRASGANVVALSETGGGATEAIADALGWQHTEPGWDIDVISALPIEDTDWKSWSDTGARAIAAKIAGVWVYSIHLDYTKYGPYNACFDRDSVSTILADESNRRRQAEQIAEWTGSSPGIVAGDLNSPSHQDWTAAAAASHCGYTVDWPTTRAFTDRGFTDSFRRLRPDPVAEPGNTWSPVVKDNEGRPEPQDRIDYVFYRGGSITPTGTRTFGGGDGWPSDHLAVVSSFTV, encoded by the coding sequence GTGACCACATATGCGCGGCGCGTGTCCGGCAGCCTGCTCGCCTTCCTGTTGCTCGCGGTGCTGGGCACCGCGGGGCCCGCGTCCGGCGCGGCCAATCTCACCGTGATGAGCTTCAACATCTGGCACCAGGGATCGCACGGCGGGATCGGCGTGGTGGTGGACCGGATCCGCGCGTCGGGCGCGAACGTGGTGGCGTTGTCCGAGACCGGCGGCGGGGCCACCGAAGCGATCGCGGACGCGCTGGGCTGGCAGCACACCGAGCCGGGCTGGGACATCGACGTGATCAGCGCGCTGCCCATCGAGGACACCGACTGGAAGTCCTGGAGCGACACCGGTGCGCGGGCGATCGCCGCCAAGATCGCCGGGGTGTGGGTCTACTCGATCCACCTCGACTACACCAAGTACGGCCCGTACAACGCGTGCTTCGACAGGGACAGCGTCAGCACGATCCTCGCCGACGAGTCGAACCGCCGTCGTCAGGCCGAGCAGATCGCCGAGTGGACCGGCAGCAGCCCCGGCATCGTCGCCGGTGACCTCAACAGCCCGTCCCACCAGGATTGGACCGCGGCCGCCGCGGCGTCGCACTGCGGGTACACAGTGGACTGGCCGACCACCAGGGCGTTCACCGACCGCGGCTTCACCGACTCGTTCCGCCGGTTGCGGCCGGACCCGGTGGCCGAGCCGGGCAACACCTGGTCGCCGGTGGTCAAGGACAACGAAGGCAGGCCGGAACCGCAGGACCGGATCGACTACGTCTTCTACCGCGGCGGTTCGATCACGCCCACCGGCACCCGGACCTTCGGCGGTGGTGACGGCTGGCCGTCGGACCACCTCGCCGTGGTCTCCAGCTTCACGGTTTGA
- a CDS encoding putative immunity protein, producing MEIELSKAELREVTRFAVACAEPALPVFESVRPDDRRPREAVDSARAFAEGAERTKAIRDCAWAAHRAYQETRDAGQLAASDAARAAVATASAAFLHPLAKATQVLHILGSAAHTARALELAADDPRVGDEYLDTARKMATPTLVGVLSRYPAAPSGRGRAGELARSLDAALRKSSADR from the coding sequence ATGGAGATCGAACTCAGCAAGGCCGAGCTGCGTGAGGTCACGCGCTTCGCGGTGGCCTGCGCGGAGCCCGCGTTGCCCGTCTTCGAAAGCGTGCGTCCCGACGACCGGCGCCCGCGCGAGGCGGTCGATTCCGCGCGGGCGTTCGCGGAAGGAGCCGAGCGGACGAAGGCGATCCGCGACTGCGCGTGGGCGGCACACCGCGCGTACCAGGAGACGCGTGATGCCGGACAGCTCGCGGCGAGCGATGCCGCCCGCGCCGCCGTCGCCACGGCCAGCGCGGCTTTCCTGCACCCGCTGGCAAAAGCCACGCAGGTACTGCACATCCTCGGCTCCGCCGCGCACACCGCCCGAGCCCTCGAACTGGCCGCCGACGATCCCCGCGTCGGCGACGAATACCTTGACACCGCAAGGAAAATGGCCACTCCGACCTTGGTCGGCGTGCTGTCGCGGTATCCAGCCGCGCCCAGCGGTCGCGGCCGAGCGGGCGAACTGGCGCGAAGCCTCGACGCGGCTTTGCGGAAGTCGTCAGCCGATCGGTGA
- a CDS encoding AraC family transcriptional regulator: MAAGGWVRYWRDGDRPVEAMHAHFFDHVYPPHSHDTYSFGITDVGAQRFSCRGGAHTSGAGMVMAFNPDEVHDGRAAAESGYQYRIVHLGPSVVREVITDATGRPGALPLFPRPVLDDAALAGALARLHAALAGNADPLVRDERLTAAVTAMARRGAATPPARPRTPTDRAHHQAAHRARALLDERYPAPIPATELAEAAGCSRFALYRAFHAEFGFAPSAYQRQLRLRHARSLLRSGATPADAASATGFADQAHLSRWFQRVYGVTPGAFRRAGSPIG, translated from the coding sequence ATGGCGGCCGGTGGATGGGTGCGGTACTGGCGGGACGGTGACCGCCCGGTGGAGGCGATGCACGCCCACTTCTTCGACCACGTCTACCCGCCGCACAGCCACGACACCTACTCGTTCGGCATCACCGACGTCGGCGCCCAGCGGTTCAGCTGCCGGGGCGGCGCGCACACCAGCGGGGCGGGCATGGTGATGGCGTTCAACCCGGACGAGGTGCACGACGGCCGGGCCGCCGCCGAGTCGGGCTACCAGTACCGCATCGTGCACCTCGGCCCGTCCGTGGTCCGCGAGGTGATCACCGACGCCACCGGGCGGCCAGGTGCCCTGCCACTGTTCCCGCGCCCGGTGCTGGACGACGCGGCGCTGGCCGGCGCGCTCGCCCGGCTGCACGCCGCGCTGGCGGGCAACGCGGACCCGCTGGTGCGCGACGAGCGCCTGACCGCCGCGGTCACCGCCATGGCCCGCCGCGGCGCCGCCACTCCCCCGGCGCGGCCACGGACCCCGACCGACCGCGCCCACCACCAGGCGGCCCACCGCGCCAGGGCGCTGCTGGACGAGCGGTACCCGGCCCCGATCCCGGCGACGGAACTGGCCGAAGCCGCGGGCTGCAGCCGATTCGCGCTGTACCGCGCGTTCCACGCGGAATTCGGCTTCGCACCCAGCGCCTACCAACGGCAACTTCGCTTGCGGCACGCGCGTTCCCTGCTCCGCTCCGGTGCCACGCCCGCCGATGCCGCGTCGGCCACCGGCTTCGCCGACCAGGCGCACCTGAGCCGCTGGTTCCAGCGCGTGTACGGCGTGACCCCTGGCGCCTTCCGCCGCGCCGGGTCACCGATCGGCTGA
- a CDS encoding DMT family transporter → MPRSSPYLLLSITMVLWGTAFSSSKSVVGQVPHSVAALLRFGGAALALLVALKLFGGRPAKSRTGWRAPAAGILGVFAYNGFFFWGLSLAPSLDAGILIPVMSPVLTSLFLLVTRRERASTLRLAGLALGLAGAVVFFFGAGGDVGGHPSRLAGDALFLLSAACWAAYTLIGPRVLADVDPLRATTYATCAGAVLLGLLAVPDLPGVVWSELPPSLWLHVLYLAVGGSAVANLLYYRGVGAVGPASASLMMFAVPVVNAVCGFVFLGESLGAVQAVGALVLLSGAVLAAVHGRLARRPVVAASTVDTVDTADDR, encoded by the coding sequence ATGCCGAGGAGCAGCCCTTATCTCCTGCTGTCGATCACCATGGTGCTGTGGGGCACCGCCTTCTCCAGTTCCAAGTCCGTGGTCGGGCAGGTGCCGCACTCCGTGGCCGCCCTGCTCCGCTTCGGCGGGGCCGCGCTGGCGCTGCTGGTGGCGCTGAAGCTGTTCGGCGGCCGCCCAGCGAAGTCCCGGACCGGCTGGCGGGCCCCGGCGGCCGGAATTTTGGGCGTTTTCGCCTACAACGGGTTCTTTTTCTGGGGTCTTTCGCTCGCGCCTTCCCTGGACGCGGGCATTCTCATCCCCGTGATGAGCCCGGTGCTCACCAGTCTGTTCCTGCTGGTCACCCGCCGCGAACGGGCGTCGACGCTGCGATTGGCGGGACTCGCGCTGGGGCTGGCCGGTGCCGTGGTGTTCTTCTTCGGCGCCGGTGGCGACGTGGGCGGGCACCCTTCGCGGCTCGCCGGGGACGCGTTGTTCCTGCTCAGCGCGGCCTGCTGGGCGGCGTACACGCTGATCGGGCCCCGCGTGCTGGCCGACGTCGACCCGTTGCGCGCCACCACCTACGCCACCTGCGCGGGAGCTGTGCTGCTCGGCCTGCTCGCCGTGCCCGATTTGCCCGGAGTGGTGTGGTCGGAGCTGCCGCCGAGCCTCTGGCTGCACGTGCTCTACCTGGCGGTCGGCGGCTCGGCCGTGGCGAACCTCCTGTACTACCGGGGTGTCGGCGCCGTGGGGCCAGCTTCCGCTTCGCTGATGATGTTCGCCGTTCCGGTGGTCAATGCCGTGTGCGGCTTCGTTTTCCTCGGCGAATCCCTGGGTGCCGTGCAGGCTGTCGGCGCGCTGGTGCTGCTGTCCGGTGCCGTGCTCGCCGCGGTGCACGGACGCCTGGCCCGGCGGCCGGTGGTCGCTGCCTCCACAGTGGACACAGTGGACACTGCGGACGATCGCTGA
- a CDS encoding snapalysin family zinc-dependent metalloprotease: MLLRRSVQVFTAAVALSVPLIAAPAALAEDVRPAAVTITYDDSQASEYTEAITAGIAVWNEHLENVQIDKVEAGGKADVTFVADPGWPRAELGPAMPGDDLTIWFGKEAVDDGYNLTRIASHEFGHSLGLPDVKPGPCSSLMSGSTGGVDCDNAVPNAEEIAAAEENYAGGLKPADREAEVVVVG, translated from the coding sequence ATGCTGCTCCGCCGTTCCGTGCAAGTCTTCACCGCCGCGGTGGCACTTTCGGTACCGCTGATCGCCGCCCCGGCCGCGCTGGCCGAGGACGTCCGGCCGGCCGCGGTCACCATCACCTACGACGACAGCCAGGCCAGCGAGTACACCGAGGCCATCACCGCCGGTATCGCGGTCTGGAACGAACACCTGGAGAACGTGCAGATCGACAAGGTGGAGGCGGGCGGGAAGGCGGACGTCACGTTCGTCGCCGACCCGGGCTGGCCGCGGGCCGAGCTGGGCCCGGCCATGCCGGGGGACGACCTCACCATCTGGTTCGGCAAGGAAGCCGTCGACGACGGGTACAACCTGACCCGGATCGCCTCCCACGAGTTCGGGCACAGCCTCGGCCTGCCCGACGTGAAGCCGGGCCCGTGCTCGAGCCTGATGTCCGGCAGCACCGGCGGGGTGGACTGCGACAACGCGGTGCCCAACGCCGAGGAGATCGCCGCGGCCGAGGAGAACTACGCCGGTGGGCTCAAGCCCGCCGACCGCGAGGCCGAGGTCGTGGTGGTCGGCTGA